One genomic region from bacterium encodes:
- a CDS encoding 1-deoxy-D-xylulose-5-phosphate synthase — protein sequence MSILDRVNYPEDLKSLTVSELEQLARELREYIINSVSKTGGHLAPNLGTIELTIALLRVFDLPKDKIIWDVGHQAYGYKILTGRKNRFHTLRQLGGISGFLKRDESEYDFWGAGHASTAISAALGFATHRDLAGEDYNVVAVVGDGSMTGGLAFEGLNNAGASEREILVILNDNAMSISPNVGALAKYFTKLVASRTYQNIKSYIWNLTTHLGEIGKKLRYVGRKIDEALKTLIVPNMFFEQLGFEYYGPVDGHNIRMLITILEEIKPIKKPKLLHILTKKGKGYTPAEKDATTYHGLGKFNPETGEPIKVKSTPTYTKVFGETMVQFGERYTDLVAITAAMETGTGLDMFHKKFPERFFDVGIAEGHAIIFGGAIAAQGRRTVAAIYSTFLQRAYDPIIHDIALQRVPLIIALDRAGVVGEDGPTHHGVFDIAYLRHIPGIVVTAPKDEQELRDLLLTALERFDSPWTIRYPRGQGLGVKLREPIVLPFGKWEVISEGDGKLLILAVGTMVNPAVKAVEKLGIKATVVNCRFIKPMDEKLLSDLLDSHEIVLTVEEGCAIGGFGEGVAAFAQTHGVPKEKVVIHAIPDKFILHGKREELLKILGLDADGIANIITKIFEGTEAKLKGKR from the coding sequence ATGAGCATTCTTGATAGAGTAAATTACCCGGAGGACCTTAAATCGCTGACAGTAAGTGAGCTTGAGCAATTGGCTCGTGAGCTCAGGGAGTACATTATAAATTCCGTATCCAAAACTGGGGGACACCTCGCACCAAATCTGGGAACCATAGAATTAACCATAGCATTACTAAGAGTGTTTGACCTTCCAAAAGACAAGATAATATGGGATGTGGGTCATCAGGCTTACGGCTACAAAATTCTTACTGGAAGGAAAAACAGGTTTCACACATTGCGTCAACTTGGCGGGATATCAGGTTTTCTTAAGCGGGATGAGAGCGAATACGACTTCTGGGGAGCAGGACATGCGAGCACAGCTATATCCGCGGCGCTCGGATTCGCCACTCACCGGGACCTCGCGGGCGAGGACTACAATGTTGTGGCAGTGGTCGGTGATGGTTCTATGACGGGCGGATTAGCATTCGAGGGACTGAACAATGCCGGTGCATCCGAACGAGAGATACTCGTTATACTTAACGACAACGCCATGTCTATCTCACCCAATGTGGGCGCACTGGCTAAATATTTCACTAAATTGGTTGCAAGCCGAACATACCAGAACATTAAATCCTACATCTGGAACCTTACAACTCACCTCGGAGAAATCGGTAAAAAACTCCGTTATGTGGGAAGAAAAATAGACGAAGCCCTGAAAACTCTTATAGTTCCAAACATGTTCTTTGAACAACTTGGATTTGAGTACTACGGTCCCGTGGATGGCCACAACATTCGAATGCTTATCACTATTCTTGAGGAAATAAAACCCATAAAGAAACCTAAACTGCTCCATATATTAACTAAAAAAGGCAAGGGCTATACCCCTGCCGAGAAAGATGCTACCACTTATCATGGATTGGGTAAGTTCAATCCGGAGACTGGTGAACCTATAAAGGTCAAATCAACTCCCACATATACGAAAGTATTCGGCGAAACCATGGTTCAATTTGGCGAGCGATACACGGACTTAGTGGCAATAACCGCTGCCATGGAAACCGGGACCGGACTCGACATGTTCCACAAGAAATTCCCCGAGCGATTTTTCGATGTCGGCATAGCCGAGGGACACGCAATAATATTTGGGGGTGCTATAGCAGCTCAGGGAAGAAGAACTGTTGCAGCTATATACTCCACATTTCTGCAGCGAGCTTACGACCCGATAATACACGACATAGCACTTCAGCGCGTTCCTCTTATAATTGCGCTCGACCGCGCGGGCGTTGTTGGCGAGGACGGACCAACACATCATGGAGTATTCGACATCGCCTACTTAAGACACATTCCGGGCATCGTAGTCACAGCTCCAAAAGACGAACAGGAGCTTAGAGACTTGCTTCTTACCGCGCTCGAACGGTTCGACTCTCCATGGACGATAAGATACCCTCGCGGACAGGGATTAGGCGTTAAATTAAGGGAGCCTATCGTTCTACCTTTCGGAAAGTGGGAGGTAATCTCCGAAGGCGACGGAAAACTCCTGATACTCGCTGTAGGAACAATGGTCAACCCTGCCGTAAAAGCAGTGGAAAAACTCGGTATCAAGGCAACGGTGGTAAACTGTCGGTTCATAAAACCCATGGATGAAAAACTCCTTTCCGACCTCTTGGATTCGCACGAGATAGTGCTAACCGTAGAGGAGGGTTGCGCGATCGGCGGTTTTGGCGAGGGTGTAGCCGCTTTCGCTCAGACCCACGGAGTGCCGAAGGAAAAAGTAGTCATTCACGCAATACCAGACAAATTCATCCTGCACGGGAAGCGTGAGGAACTACTTAAAATTCTCGGACTCGATGCTGATGGAATAGCAAATATAATAACAAAAATTTTTGAAGGCACCGAAGCAAAGCTTAAGGGCAAAAGATGA
- a CDS encoding polyprenyl synthetase family protein encodes MTPFLKEQLSKKAKAINEWLDRLLPPPGKKPAILHQALRYCVFSGGKRLRPFMVLSAYEWAGGDQSSNELEKVYLAACGVEAIHTYSLIHDDLPAMDNDDLRRGKPTCHRVFGESIAVLAGDALHALAFEWLAKTENPKIPLEVAQAIGSDGLVAGQVMDILMEGRPIDEETVKYIHSHKTAALFVASVRIGAMLAGAKKEELDTLTNYAYNFGLGFQITDDILDIKGETKKLGKKVGADIELDKATYPRVIGLDKSYELAKKLIEKAKSSLPDDHDNRVFIELADFIIERSY; translated from the coding sequence ATGACCCCTTTTCTTAAAGAACAATTATCAAAAAAAGCGAAAGCCATAAACGAGTGGCTCGATAGGCTTCTTCCACCCCCGGGAAAAAAGCCAGCTATTCTTCATCAAGCATTGCGATACTGTGTGTTTTCCGGCGGAAAAAGACTGCGACCTTTCATGGTTCTTTCCGCATATGAGTGGGCTGGCGGTGACCAATCCAGCAACGAACTTGAGAAAGTTTACCTCGCCGCTTGCGGAGTAGAAGCCATTCATACCTACTCCCTAATACATGATGACCTCCCCGCTATGGATAACGACGACCTCAGGCGCGGAAAACCTACATGCCACAGAGTTTTCGGTGAATCCATAGCCGTTCTTGCCGGCGATGCGCTTCACGCACTGGCATTCGAGTGGCTGGCGAAAACCGAAAACCCAAAAATACCTCTCGAGGTAGCGCAGGCTATAGGAAGTGATGGACTCGTTGCTGGTCAGGTGATGGACATTCTCATGGAGGGAAGACCTATAGATGAGGAGACAGTGAAATACATACATTCCCATAAGACCGCCGCTCTTTTCGTGGCTTCGGTGCGAATAGGGGCAATGCTCGCGGGCGCGAAAAAAGAGGAACTTGACACTTTAACTAATTATGCATATAATTTTGGTCTGGGATTTCAAATAACTGACGACATTCTTGACATAAAAGGAGAAACGAAAAAACTGGGCAAAAAGGTTGGCGCGGACATAGAGCTCGATAAGGCTACCTACCCGAGAGTAATCGGATTGGATAAGTCCTACGAGCTCGCAAAAAAGCTAATAGAGAAAGCAAAAAGTTCGCTTCCAGATGACCATGATAACAGGGTTTTTATAGAGCTCGCTGACTTCATAATAGAAAGGTCATATTGA
- the lpxD gene encoding UDP-3-O-(3-hydroxymyristoyl)glucosamine N-acyltransferase, giving the protein MKLKELAEKLGLKFRGDPETEIERVASLESADKKCVSFFTNPRLLKKLLTTKAGAVIISEKDCPKDVDFAAIFSEDPAESFRQAMIILNPPKKTEPTISEFAIIADEAEIGKDVRIEPFVVIGKSKIGDRCVIHAGVVIGDGVEIGHDCEIYPNVVIYDGITIGNRVIIHAGAVIGSDGFGYTRNKNGRFNKIPQLGSVIIEDDVEIGANTTIDRATLDNTIIGAGTKIDNLVQIGHNVIIGKHCSISGQAGIAGSTKIGDRVMIGGQAGISDHIELGDDVTIYAQSGVDKSFPSGITLFGSPARRARETLKQLAALKKLPEIIDKLTKKQNKS; this is encoded by the coding sequence ATGAAGCTTAAAGAGTTAGCAGAAAAGCTGGGTTTAAAGTTTAGAGGCGACCCCGAAACAGAAATAGAGCGAGTAGCCTCTCTTGAGAGCGCCGATAAAAAATGCGTGTCCTTTTTCACGAATCCGAGGCTTCTAAAGAAACTTCTCACCACCAAAGCTGGTGCGGTAATAATTTCTGAGAAGGATTGCCCAAAAGATGTTGACTTTGCAGCCATTTTTTCCGAGGATCCCGCAGAGAGTTTCAGGCAGGCTATGATAATTCTTAATCCTCCTAAAAAAACCGAGCCTACCATTTCTGAATTCGCAATCATAGCCGATGAGGCTGAGATAGGAAAAGATGTCCGCATAGAGCCGTTCGTGGTTATAGGAAAGTCAAAAATAGGCGACAGATGTGTCATCCACGCTGGTGTAGTGATTGGCGATGGCGTGGAGATAGGCCATGACTGCGAAATCTATCCCAATGTGGTCATCTACGACGGTATAACCATTGGCAACAGAGTGATAATCCATGCTGGGGCTGTTATAGGCTCTGATGGTTTCGGTTACACTCGCAACAAAAACGGTAGATTCAACAAAATACCTCAGCTTGGCAGCGTGATAATAGAGGATGATGTAGAGATAGGGGCCAATACCACCATAGACCGTGCCACACTGGACAACACTATAATAGGCGCAGGAACCAAAATAGATAACCTCGTTCAAATAGGGCATAATGTTATTATAGGAAAGCACTGTTCCATATCGGGGCAGGCAGGGATAGCTGGAAGCACAAAAATCGGCGACAGAGTCATGATAGGTGGCCAAGCAGGAATATCAGACCACATAGAACTTGGCGACGATGTAACCATATACGCACAATCCGGCGTGGACAAGTCTTTCCCATCGGGGATAACTCTTTTCGGTTCACCAGCACGGCGCGCAAGAGAGACTTTAAAGCAACTCGCTGCTTTAAAAAAGCTGCCCGAAATAATAGATAAGCTTACTAAGAAGCAAAATAAATCGTGA
- a CDS encoding OmpH family outer membrane protein: MRRTIFIIGIMVAFFALSPLLAGEAKIAYFDSDRIRNEWDEWKNAQAKFDEIVAKWQDQAQKMEDEIKKMQEEYQRQELMLSEEKRIEKQRLIQEKQQKYQEFLASIFGQGGKADQKNQELTKPLYEKINRALTNIANKYGYTVIFDINGSSIAYIDPSLDITDELLQELKTEK, translated from the coding sequence ATGAGAAGGACAATTTTTATCATTGGAATAATGGTAGCATTCTTTGCGCTGTCACCGCTTTTAGCCGGCGAAGCCAAAATAGCATATTTCGACTCGGACAGGATTAGAAACGAATGGGACGAGTGGAAAAATGCTCAGGCAAAGTTCGATGAGATAGTCGCCAAATGGCAGGACCAGGCACAGAAAATGGAGGATGAAATAAAGAAAATGCAGGAAGAATATCAGCGACAGGAATTAATGCTTTCCGAGGAAAAGCGAATAGAAAAACAAAGACTCATTCAAGAAAAGCAGCAAAAATACCAGGAGTTTTTGGCTTCAATATTCGGGCAGGGCGGAAAGGCGGACCAGAAAAACCAAGAGCTAACAAAACCACTCTACGAAAAAATAAACCGAGCGCTCACTAACATCGCCAATAAATACGGCTACACCGTTATTTTCGACATAAACGGCAGTAGCATAGCATACATTGACCCATCGTTGGACATAACGGACGAACTTCTGCAAGAACTAAAAACGGAAAAGTAA
- a CDS encoding flippase-like domain-containing protein, producing the protein MEKLKKIGVIAIRFAIAIIIAYFIFKRLGTSWREVADSFAAAHYPTMILGMFIIMVSFLIPAVAWRKILEEGYGVRIPYFQALILLFLPVLAKYIPGKVWFVAILAYLAKKYNISSMTAFTSVILLQACLLIASLILGFLLCDYGQGLLLSQWGAIFVAFLVLFIVNPNILNFIIYNFLRIFRPSKRYEFPTLSGWRIIFTISMYLAGKTMVGFGIAVAAASIYGNSMISLFREITGAFTLAYFLGYISFFVPAGLGIREGAMAVLLPSSMTATQKSVISIGSRLWITIAELAFYVFIVILYRAKRKDFVNAEEK; encoded by the coding sequence ATGGAAAAGCTTAAAAAAATAGGTGTTATAGCAATCCGTTTTGCCATAGCCATCATCATAGCCTACTTCATTTTCAAGCGTCTCGGGACGAGCTGGCGCGAGGTCGCTGATTCATTCGCTGCCGCGCACTACCCAACCATGATTCTTGGCATGTTCATAATAATGGTAAGTTTTCTTATTCCCGCTGTTGCCTGGAGAAAAATTCTTGAGGAGGGATACGGCGTAAGAATTCCATACTTTCAGGCGCTCATCCTTCTCTTCTTGCCTGTGCTGGCAAAATACATTCCTGGAAAGGTGTGGTTCGTGGCGATATTAGCATACCTTGCAAAAAAATACAACATAAGCTCAATGACGGCGTTCACATCAGTTATCTTGCTTCAGGCATGCCTTCTTATAGCATCGCTGATACTCGGTTTCCTCCTGTGCGACTACGGGCAGGGACTCCTTCTATCTCAATGGGGAGCTATATTTGTCGCTTTCCTCGTTCTTTTTATAGTAAATCCCAATATACTAAACTTTATCATATATAATTTTTTAAGGATATTCAGACCAAGCAAACGATACGAATTCCCCACCCTGAGCGGTTGGCGCATAATTTTCACTATTTCAATGTATCTTGCTGGTAAAACAATGGTTGGCTTCGGAATAGCGGTAGCAGCTGCATCAATATATGGCAACTCGATGATAAGTCTTTTCAGAGAAATAACGGGTGCGTTCACGCTTGCTTATTTCCTCGGATACATTTCATTTTTCGTCCCGGCAGGTCTCGGAATTCGTGAGGGTGCGATGGCTGTTCTTCTCCCGTCTTCGATGACTGCAACTCAGAAATCCGTGATTTCTATAGGCTCAAGATTATGGATAACGATAGCCGAGTTGGCTTTTTATGTTTTTATTGTTATATTGTATAGAGCAAAGCGGAAAGATTTCGTTAACGCTGAGGAAAAATAG
- a CDS encoding YfhO family protein, which produces MKKYLPYLLMFIIVLVLYGDFIFSNKVLFGTDFLDMGYYGVKLYRTHILKYHTFPLWDPYIHGGMPFIEAMHGAIFSPLIAPIRILLPPHRSFGITIVLHIFLAGLFMFLLLRHYKLRIEAAIFGAIAYMLMPVMVSLSYAGQDGKIFVMSMTPLMVLLLERALKSLKITHFALFSVGYALLIFTAHMQLAYFLSWLLAAIFLFRIIRMIKSKDDGFKKASKAVVLFLIFLILGVGISAIQLIPPYHYLKHYSVRTIHVEKRGIEYSNTWRLNAEDMGSIVFPDFVGMNVGKYNSYWGRNFFRLNSLYFGLIIVILGLLGFFYLKEPLLRLLGVFSAFILTYTMGTQTPLFYIYYYVIPGVKNFRAPETALFVAAFCFFVSAAFTVDKIFSLEAKKSTHKKHSSKGPAETKLWRNRLLWGGLAATLLFVILAVFGKPLCESWIKSVYNPQTTNIQYKVSALASNFKTFLKSSVLSLVFCWIGLGALIIKLRSSSKSKFFPLFIAMLLIIPTAIDFWRIDRRFIVADDIGKYFPENRTVKFFEQRREKEGPFRVFALPKTMKYTQLGAYGIDVTTLGELHGNQLRWYDEFTGRHEQPQWLLVYRHFWDILNFEYLLSPQPLDTEYMDLSFVGQTDAGLIYRNTIAFPRVRTFHKWEVMKHEDVLKRIRHESFYSDTFVNYRNTVLLEEDPGFPQPTISPDSALWFIGVTGTITDYKENEFTVKTNLPYDGILFISQNWYPAWHAEENGKKLKIIRANYSFIGVPLKAGPHVIHFYYHSPLVKKSLLVSIASSIIVLICLVVPAIFRKRSRSIKRAYQRAIDGKA; this is translated from the coding sequence GTGAAGAAATATCTGCCTTATCTTTTGATGTTTATAATTGTCCTCGTTTTATACGGGGACTTCATATTCTCCAATAAAGTTCTTTTCGGCACCGACTTCCTCGATATGGGCTATTATGGAGTAAAACTCTATCGAACTCACATACTGAAATACCATACATTCCCCTTATGGGACCCTTACATTCATGGTGGAATGCCCTTTATAGAAGCCATGCACGGCGCGATATTCTCCCCTCTGATAGCACCCATAAGAATTCTTCTGCCACCACATCGCTCGTTCGGAATTACCATCGTACTCCACATATTTCTCGCAGGGCTTTTTATGTTTCTCCTTCTGCGCCACTACAAGTTGCGAATCGAGGCTGCCATTTTCGGGGCAATAGCATATATGCTCATGCCTGTTATGGTATCCCTTAGCTACGCGGGCCAGGACGGCAAAATATTTGTAATGTCCATGACACCGCTTATGGTGCTACTCCTCGAAAGGGCGCTGAAAAGTCTAAAAATAACGCATTTTGCTTTGTTTTCTGTAGGTTACGCGCTTCTTATTTTTACCGCGCACATGCAGCTCGCATACTTTCTTTCGTGGCTACTTGCCGCGATATTTCTTTTCCGGATAATTCGAATGATAAAAAGCAAAGACGACGGTTTCAAAAAGGCTTCAAAGGCGGTTGTCCTTTTCCTAATATTCCTCATCCTTGGCGTTGGGATAAGCGCCATTCAGCTTATACCGCCGTATCATTATCTCAAGCATTACTCAGTAAGAACCATTCATGTTGAAAAGCGCGGCATAGAGTATTCAAACACATGGCGGCTCAACGCTGAGGACATGGGCTCCATCGTTTTCCCCGATTTCGTCGGCATGAATGTCGGAAAATACAATTCCTATTGGGGAAGAAACTTTTTCAGATTGAATTCTCTTTACTTCGGGCTTATAATCGTAATCCTCGGGCTGCTGGGTTTCTTTTACCTTAAGGAACCGCTTCTTAGGCTATTGGGGGTATTCTCCGCCTTCATTCTAACATACACAATGGGCACCCAGACGCCGCTTTTCTACATTTATTACTATGTCATCCCTGGTGTGAAGAACTTTCGTGCGCCCGAAACCGCTCTTTTTGTGGCTGCATTTTGCTTCTTCGTCTCAGCCGCCTTCACCGTAGACAAGATTTTCTCGCTTGAGGCTAAAAAATCAACGCATAAAAAACATAGTTCTAAAGGACCTGCGGAAACAAAGCTCTGGCGAAATCGACTTCTGTGGGGTGGGTTGGCTGCGACACTACTTTTCGTTATACTTGCCGTCTTCGGCAAACCACTTTGCGAAAGCTGGATAAAAAGCGTTTATAACCCTCAAACAACCAACATTCAATACAAAGTTTCAGCCCTGGCAAGCAACTTTAAAACCTTCCTTAAAAGCTCAGTGCTAAGTCTGGTGTTTTGCTGGATAGGACTGGGCGCGCTTATCATAAAACTTAGGTCGAGCAGCAAATCAAAATTCTTTCCCCTCTTTATAGCTATGCTTTTGATCATACCTACAGCAATCGACTTCTGGCGTATTGATAGACGATTCATAGTAGCGGACGATATAGGCAAATACTTTCCTGAAAACCGCACTGTAAAGTTTTTCGAACAGCGCAGAGAAAAAGAGGGACCATTCAGAGTTTTTGCGCTGCCTAAAACGATGAAATACACTCAGCTCGGTGCGTATGGGATAGATGTGACAACACTTGGCGAATTGCACGGTAACCAACTCCGATGGTATGACGAATTCACAGGACGCCACGAGCAACCGCAATGGCTTTTAGTTTACAGACATTTCTGGGACATACTCAACTTCGAGTATCTGTTGTCTCCGCAGCCTCTCGACACCGAATACATGGATCTAAGCTTTGTTGGGCAAACAGATGCAGGTCTTATATATCGCAACACAATAGCATTCCCGCGAGTTCGCACGTTCCACAAGTGGGAGGTTATGAAACACGAGGATGTCCTAAAAAGAATCAGACATGAAAGCTTTTACAGTGACACATTCGTTAACTATAGAAACACCGTCTTGCTGGAGGAAGACCCGGGATTTCCACAACCTACAATATCGCCCGATTCAGCTCTGTGGTTCATAGGGGTAACGGGGACCATAACCGACTACAAAGAAAACGAGTTCACCGTAAAAACCAATCTTCCATATGACGGAATCCTATTCATATCGCAGAATTGGTATCCGGCCTGGCACGCCGAGGAAAACGGCAAGAAGCTTAAAATAATACGGGCTAACTATTCATTCATTGGGGTTCCTCTTAAGGCTGGTCCTCATGTTATTCATTTCTACTACCACTCACCTCTCGTCAAGAAATCACTTCTGGTTTCCATAGCATCGTCTATAATAGTGTTGATTTGCCTTGTAGTTCCTGCAATTTTTAGGAAAAGGTCGAGAAGCATAAAGCGCGCTTATCAACGAGCAATAGATGGAAAAGCTTAA
- a CDS encoding phosphomannomutase/phosphoglucomutase — translation MRVDERIFKAYDIRGTYPDQLNEEIAYLIGGAIVNVIRGQLIAVGRDVRVSSPALERALIRGMTDAGADVVIMGVIPTDAMYFAVGKYEFDGGVMVTASHNPPEYNGFKISRAQAIPLSGDEGLPEIKQIVMSGKFRTAKTPGTVHSKEILEDYINHCLSFINIDELLPFKIAIDATNGVAGIVLERLLQYLPFKVIKLFFEPDGRFPNHLPDPMDEKNREALRQAVLEHKCDFGVIFDGDADRMFMVDEHGEFIGGDMIVAMVARKMLSIEPGATIVHNLICSKVVDEIIEKYGGKAVRSRVGHAFLKPLMRQHNAIFGGEHSGHYFFRDHWYADSGMIAFLVATDVLSQEEKKPSELIAEMDHYFRSGEINTRVSDRWRTIECVAKKVEELTGQKADRLDGITFDFGEWWFNIRPSNTEPLLRLNVEATSKELMEEKRDWVLGIIEECK, via the coding sequence ATGAGAGTAGACGAACGAATATTCAAAGCGTACGACATCAGAGGCACCTACCCTGACCAGCTTAACGAGGAAATAGCTTATCTTATCGGTGGTGCCATAGTTAATGTTATCCGCGGTCAATTGATAGCGGTGGGCAGAGATGTCAGGGTCTCATCGCCCGCTCTTGAACGAGCCCTTATCCGCGGAATGACGGATGCCGGCGCTGATGTAGTGATAATGGGCGTTATACCCACAGATGCGATGTATTTCGCCGTCGGAAAGTATGAGTTCGATGGCGGGGTTATGGTTACCGCATCACATAACCCTCCCGAATACAATGGGTTCAAAATATCGCGCGCTCAAGCCATACCTCTCTCAGGCGATGAGGGACTGCCGGAAATAAAACAAATAGTAATGTCGGGCAAGTTCAGAACGGCAAAAACCCCCGGAACTGTTCACTCAAAGGAAATACTCGAGGACTACATAAATCATTGCCTCAGCTTTATCAACATCGATGAGCTTTTACCATTTAAAATCGCCATAGACGCTACAAACGGCGTTGCTGGCATAGTCCTTGAGCGCCTACTTCAATACCTTCCATTCAAGGTTATAAAACTATTTTTTGAACCAGATGGACGATTCCCCAATCACCTTCCCGACCCTATGGACGAGAAAAATCGCGAGGCTTTACGCCAAGCTGTCCTGGAACACAAATGCGATTTCGGCGTTATATTTGATGGTGATGCGGATAGGATGTTTATGGTGGACGAACACGGCGAGTTCATAGGCGGAGACATGATAGTAGCCATGGTAGCAAGGAAAATGCTTTCCATAGAACCCGGGGCAACGATAGTCCACAATCTTATATGCTCGAAAGTAGTGGATGAGATTATAGAAAAATACGGAGGCAAAGCAGTAAGAAGCCGCGTTGGACATGCGTTTCTTAAGCCTCTTATGAGGCAGCACAACGCAATTTTCGGCGGCGAGCATTCCGGTCATTACTTCTTCAGAGACCACTGGTATGCCGACTCAGGCATGATAGCGTTCCTTGTGGCAACCGATGTCCTCTCCCAGGAGGAAAAGAAACCGTCAGAGTTGATAGCGGAAATGGACCATTACTTCCGAAGCGGCGAGATAAACACGAGAGTTTCCGACAGATGGAGAACCATCGAGTGTGTAGCCAAGAAAGTCGAGGAACTCACAGGTCAGAAGGCGGATAGGCTTGATGGTATAACATTTGACTTCGGGGAATGGTGGTTCAACATAAGACCATCAAACACAGAGCCATTGTTAAGACTTAATGTCGAGGCAACATCAAAGGAGCTCATGGAGGAGAAAAGGGACTGGGTACTTGGGATAATCGAAGAATGCAAATAA
- a CDS encoding helix-turn-helix domain-containing protein yields MSELSEYIKKLREEKGITIEQICDETKISPKVLSALENDQFELLPPDVYVRGILKTLANYFGVSADELYQKFLEAKKESPKKAKQPKRINIVGDVSALPETVEEHKVTMHDVWHSLRAVPVIIYIIGFIIILAGIIIVVSISRKETPPSYAIEAVSPDTLIYHMAKAPYDHEIAQEIRISIDSVNPARALARAESLTFVVRAREPVDLYVERDYKLAFKGKLGTGQTKVWRVKDAIYMESSNPGALKISVNGFDLAPLNIPYGQPIDLRRDNILQYIEGYQPLPPGISSAYGQRIESAAPESLKTPKPPPEKPIKKRRPKTRRKTTTKKETQQKSTRPRIIPPKTRKTIIPPPKGE; encoded by the coding sequence TTGAGCGAACTCTCTGAATACATAAAAAAGCTACGCGAGGAAAAAGGGATAACCATCGAGCAAATCTGCGACGAGACAAAAATAAGTCCAAAAGTCCTTTCCGCGCTGGAAAACGACCAGTTCGAGCTCCTGCCCCCGGATGTGTATGTCAGGGGAATACTGAAAACTCTTGCAAATTATTTCGGTGTATCAGCAGATGAGCTTTATCAAAAATTCCTTGAAGCAAAAAAAGAATCACCCAAAAAGGCGAAACAGCCGAAAAGAATAAACATCGTGGGCGATGTGTCAGCTCTTCCGGAGACCGTCGAGGAGCATAAAGTAACCATGCACGATGTCTGGCACTCCCTGCGCGCAGTCCCGGTCATAATATACATTATAGGATTCATAATAATCCTTGCAGGAATAATCATAGTAGTATCAATCAGCCGTAAGGAAACCCCGCCGAGCTACGCCATAGAAGCTGTATCACCCGATACACTAATCTACCACATGGCAAAAGCCCCTTACGACCACGAGATAGCTCAAGAGATACGAATTTCCATAGATAGCGTCAACCCAGCAAGAGCACTCGCGCGAGCTGAATCGCTAACATTCGTCGTCAGGGCAAGAGAACCAGTAGACCTCTATGTGGAAAGGGATTATAAGCTTGCATTCAAGGGCAAACTCGGAACGGGACAAACAAAGGTATGGCGCGTTAAAGACGCTATATACATGGAGTCGAGCAACCCGGGAGCACTAAAAATAAGCGTTAATGGCTTCGACCTCGCCCCCCTTAACATTCCTTACGGACAGCCCATCGACCTGAGGCGCGACAACATTCTCCAGTACATAGAAGGTTATCAACCACTGCCACCCGGTATAAGCTCAGCCTATGGTCAACGGATTGAATCTGCTGCACCAGAGTCGCTAAAAACTCCAAAACCGCCCCCTGAAAAACCTATCAAAAAAAGACGGCCAAAAACGAGAAGGAAGACAACTACAAAAAAGGAAACTCAGCAAAAATCCACCAGACCAAGAATTATACCACCCAAAACCCGCAAAACAATTATTCCACCGCCAAAAGGTGAGTAA